Sequence from the Aromatoleum petrolei genome:
AATCTTGGCGAGGTGTTCGCCTGAAATGAGAAGGCCGCCCCCGGGGCGAGGGGCGGCCTGCACTGCAAGGGTATCAGGCGCGATTGAGCGCGGTGCGCGGGAGGATGGTGGCCTCCTTGCTGCCCTTGCCTGCCAGCGCCTGCGGGGCTTCTTCATCGACCGCGGCGAGATGTGCGACCCGGGTGCGGTCGGTCAGGAAGAGGGCGGACACGAAGCCCAGCGCGGCGGCGAACATCACGTAGAACACCGGGGCGATGGTGATGCCGGTGGTGTGGATCAGCCAGGTCACGATGAACTGCGCGAAGCCGCCGAACACCATCACCGCGACGTTGTAGGCGAGCGCGAGGCCGGTCGAGCGCACGCCGGCGGGGAACTGTTCCGCCATCACCGCCGAGATCGGTCCGAAGAAGGCCGCGAGCAGGACGCACAGCACGATCTGCATAGTGATGAGGCGTTCGAACGAGGGCGCGGCATGGACCCACGAGAGCAGGGGGTAGGAGGCGACGAGCAGGCCGGCGGCGGCGAGGATGACAAGGATCTTGCGGCCGACGCGGTCGGACAGCGCGCCGAACACGGGCATCAGGATCGTCATCAGCGCAACCGCGATGACCTGCGCGCTGAAGGCGTCCGACAGCACCATGCCGAGCTGCTTAGTGGCGAAGGTCGGCATGTACACCAGGATCACGTAGAAGCCGACCGTGCCGCAGACGGTGACGCCCATGACCGCAAAGACTTCGCGCAGGTGGTTCCTGAGCATGCGGGCGATCGACTGCTTTTCCGCCGGTGCCTTGTGGGCTTCCAGGAAGGCCTCGGTTTCTTCCAGGTGGCGGCGAATCCACAGGCCGACCGGGCCGATCAGCAGGCCGATCATGAACGGGATGCGCCAGCCCCAGGCGTCGAGCGCCTCGGGCGAGAGGTTGCGCGTGATCAGCGCCGTGACACCGGCGCCGGCAAACACCGCGAGGCCTTGGCCGAACATCTGCCACGAGCCGTACAGGCCCCGCTTGTTGGGCGGGGCGCTCTCGATCAGGAAGGAGGTCGCGCTGGCGAATTCGCCACCCGTCGCGAAGCCCTGCAGCAGGCGTGCGAGCACGATCAGCAGCGGGGCGGCGACGCCGATCGCGGCGTAGGGCGGGGCGAAGGCGATCGGCGCGATCGACACGGTCATCATCGCGATGATGAGCTGCAGCGCGGCCTTGCGACCCTTGCGGTCGGCGTAGATGCCGAGCAGGATGCCGCCCACGGGGCGCATGAAGAAGCCCACGCCGAAGGTCGCGGTCGCCATCAGCAGCGAGCTGTACTCGCTTTCGGAGGGGAAGAACAGGCGCGAAATCACCACGGCGAGGAAGCCGAAGACGATGAAGTCGTACCATTCCAGCGCGTTGCCGATGACGGCTGCGACGATCTGTTTCGCGCGGGGCGCTGCGGTAGTGCTGCTCATGATGCGAGTCTCCTCTTTATGAGTCTGTGTTGTCGTTTTGTGCGGGAGCGCCCGGCGCTCAGCTGCCGAAGAAGCGGTTCGCGAGCGCTACCCAGAAGGCGGCACCCGGTGCGAGGCAGGCATCGTTGAAATCATAGTGAGGGTTGTGCACGCTGCACGGCCCGAGGTGTTCGCCGCCGGCGAAGCCGTTGTCGCCGTTGCCGATCAGCAGGTAGCAGCCGGGCACCTGCTGCAGCATGAAGGCGAAGTCCTCGCTGCCGGACAGCGGCGCGGCATTGCCGTCCACCTTTTCGTCGCCGACCAGCTCGCGCGCGACGTCCGTGGCCAGGCGGGCGTATTCGGCACTGTTGATCAGCACCGGGTAGCCGCGCTCGTAGCGGATGTCGCAGCCGACGCCGTGGGCGGCAGCCTGTCCGCGGGCCAGTTCGCAGATGCGCTGTTCCAGCCGGTCGCGCACCTCGGGCCGCAGCGCGCGCACGCTCAGTTCGAGTTCGGCGGTCTCGGGGATGACGTTGTAGGTCTTGCCCGCCGACATGCGGCCGACGCTGACCACGGCCATCTCGACCGGATCGACGCTGCGCCCGACGATGGTCTGCAGCGCCAGGACGGTCGCCGCAGCCGGCAGCGTCGGATCGATGGCCATGTGCGGCAGCGCGCCGTGCCCGCCCTTGCCGTCGAAGCGGATCAGCACCTTGTCGGACGACGCCATGAAGGGGCCGGGGCGAAAGCGGAAGTGGCCGGTCGGCACGCCTGGGTAGTTGTGCAGCGCGAAGATCGCATCGCAGGGGAAGCGCTCCAACAGGCCTTCTTCGAGCATGCGCTTCGCACCGCCGCCGCCGCCCAGCTCCTCGGCGGGCTGGAAGATCAGGTTCAGCGTGCCGCTGCCGGGCAGGCGAGCTTCGCGGTGGAGGCGTCCGAACATCTGCGCGGCGCCGAGCAGGATCGCGGTGTGGCCGTCGTGGCCGCAGGCATGCATCTTCCCGTGATTGCGGCTTGCCCAGGGCAGGCCGGTCTCCTCGTGGATCGGCAGCGCATCCATGTCGGCGCGCAGGCCGAGGCGCGGGCCGCCCTTGCCGCCGTCCTCGCCCCAGCTCAGGGTGCCGACGACGCCGGTCGTGGCGATGCCGGCGTGCACTTCGAAGCCGCATTGGGCGAGTTGGTCGGCCACCAGGCGGCTGGTCTCGAACTCGTCGAAGCCGAGCTCGGGGTGCTGGTGGATGGCACGCCGCCAGGTCTTCATGGCGGCCTCGTCGGGGAGGTGGCGATCAATGGTATTCATGGATTGATAATAGAATTTGCTAACGATCGCGGAAGGCGGTACTTTTTCCGGGGTGACAACCAAACGTGTTCACTGACCGCAATGAAGGACCATCAACTGAAGGCGCTCGTGCAGGTCGCCGATGCCGGTTCGATCCGGGCGGCGGCGCGGGCGATGCATCTCAGCCAGAGCGCGCTGACGAAGGCGCTGCGCGAACTGGAGGAGGACGTGGGGGCGGAGCTGCTGACGCGCAGCTACAAGGGCGTGGTGTTCACGCCTGCCGGTCAGGCGTTGCTGGTGCGGGCACGCCTCGCGCTCGCGACGCTGGACAAGGCGCGCGAGGAGGTGCGGATGCTGCGCGGCGGGGCGGGGGCACGCATCGCCGTGGCGCTCACGCCGCTCGTCGCGGCGACGGTGCTGCCGCGGGTGCTGGCGGAATTCCGCCGCATTCAGCCGGACGCCGCGCTGAGCCTGGAGGAGGGGCTGCTGACCAACGTGGTGCCCGGCATCATCGAAGGGCGCCTGGATTTCGCGGTGGCGCTCGCCAATGCGCAGGATCTTCCCTATGAAGTGGATTTCGAGCCGCTGGCGCAGATCCCGGCCTCGCCCGCGGGCCGCATCGGGCATCCGCTGGCCGGGGCGCGGACCTGGGCGGAGCTCAAGGGCGCGAGCTGGGTGCTGAACCTGACCGGGGCGAGCCAGGGCAGCCACCTCGTGAACTGGCTCGAGGCCAACGGCGTCGAGGTGCCGGCCAGCACCGTACGCTGTGCGTCGCCGACGCTGATGCTGGAACTCATGCGCCGCACTGATCACATCGGCTTCGGCCCGACCGTGCTGATACGCGATCCGATCTTCGGCGTCGGGCTGCAGGAGTTCGTCGTCGAACCGCTGCCGCCGCCGATGTCGCTCGGCATCCTGAGCCTGCGCGGAGTGCCGCTCAGCGTGGCCGCCCGCCCGCTTGCCGGCCTATTCGCCCGCCATCTGCGCGCCTGAAGACGGTGCCGAAGCCCCGGCTAGCGCGGCATCCGACGAGGCAAAGCTGCTTGTGATGTAGTCGGCGAGGCAACGCACCGCCTCGGTGACGCTTCCCCGCCGCTCGTACAGCCGTACGTCCAGCTGGCCCATCGCGGGGAAGCCGTCGCGCTCGCCCAGAGCCCGCACGCCCTGGGGCACGGTGCTGCCGGCGAGCAGGGTCACGCCGAGGCCGGCGCGCACCGCGGCGATGAGGCCGCTGTAGCTGGAACTCATGTAGGCGATGCGCCACGGCCGTTGCTGGCGACCGAGCATCTGCAGCACGCGGTTGCGATAGATGCACGGCGGCGGGGCGACGACCAGCGACAGCGGCCGCTGCGTGTGGCGTTCGTGGTCGGGGCTGGTGATCCACACCAGCGGCTCGGTCAGCACCTTGGAGCCGCCGCGCTCGTCGGGGTCGTCGTGCAGGGCGATGACGAGATCGAATTCGCCTTTCTCCTGCCGGGCGAGCAGGTTCTTGCTGAGGTCGCAGGTGACCTCGAGCATCACGCCCGGATGCGACTGCGCGAACTTGCCGAGGATCACCGGCAGCAGTGAGGCGGTGTATTCGTGCGGCGCGCCCAGGCGCACGCTGCCCGCGACCTTGGGCCGCCGCAGGCTGCTCACCGCCTCGTCGTTGAGCGCGAGCATGCGACGCGCGTAACTCACCAGCGTCGTCCCTTCCTCGGTGAGCTTGACGCGGTGCGTGCCACGTACGAACAGCGGTGCGTCCAGCAGCTCCTCCAGGCGCCGGATCTGCAGGCTCACGGCCGACTGGGTGCGCCCGACGATCTCGCCGGCCCGGGTGAAGCTGCCGGTTTCGACGGCCTTCACGAAGGTGCGCAGCAGCTCGGTAGGGATGTTTTGCATTGTGCACAGCCCATTTGAAACATCAATGATTTCATTTCAACTATCAAATTCGCTCATGTCAACTCATTGCTACCATGCGCCCCGTAACCTAACTTGAGTTTGTATCAATCGACACGCAACCAGGAGACACCATGAGCACGATCAAATTCACCGAAGACCACGAGTGGCTGAGCGTCGAGGGCGACGTCGCAACTGTTGGCATCACCGACTACGCCCAGAACGCACTGGGCGACATCGTTTTCGTGCAGCTGCCGGACGTCGGCGCGAGCTTTGCGGCGGGCGACGAAGCCGCGGTCATCGAATCGGTGAAGGCCGCCGGCGAACTGAAGATGCCGCTGGCCGGCACGATCGTCGAAGTCAACGCCGCGCTGGCCGACGCCCCGGCGACGGTCAATGAAGATCCGATGGGTGCGGGCTGGTTCGTCCGCGTCCGCCTCGACGATCCGTCGGCGTTCGCCGGGCTGCTCGACCAGGCCGCCTACGACAAGCTGACTGCCTGATCGACCTTCTTCCGGAGCCCAGCCCAAGCCATGAACATGAACGACACCCGCTTCCCCGCGACGCTCGACCAGCTCGAGCAGCGCGATGATTTCGTCGGCCGCCACGTCGGCCCGGATGCGACCGAAACGCAGGCGATGCTCGCCGCGCTCGGCCTCGATTCGCTCGACCAGCTCATCGACAAGGTGATCCCGGCTTCCATCCTGTCGCCCTCGCCCCTCCCTCTCCCCGAGAGCCGGACGGAAGCCGAAGCGCTCGCCATGCTGCGCGAGATCGCGGGGAAGAACCGGGTGTTCCGTTCCTTCATCGGTGCGGGCTATTACGACACCTACACGCCGGGTGTCGTGCTGCGCAACGTCCTCGAGAACCCCGCCTGGTACACGGCCTATACGCCGTACCAGCCGGAGATTTCGCAGGGCCGTCTGGAAGCGTTGCTGAACTTCCAGACCATGATCACCGACCTGACGGGCATGGAGATCGCCAATGCCTCGCTGCTCGACGAAGCGACCGCCGCGGCCGAGGCGATGACCTTCTGCCAGCGCCTGTCGAAGAACCCGGCCAAGGCCTTCTTCGTCTCGCAGGACTGCCACCCGCAGACCGTCGAGGTGGTGCGCACCCGCGCCGAGCCGCTGGGCTTCGAGGTGATCGTCGGCAACCCCGCGACCGACCTCGACCAGCATGAGTTCTTCGGCGTGCTGCTGCAGTACCCGGCGAGCACCGGCGAAGTCGTCGACTACGCCGCCATTGTCGCCGCGGCCCACGCCAAGAAGGCGCTGGTCGTCGTCGCGGCCGACCTGCTCGCGCTGACGCTGCTGAAGTCCCCGGGCGAACTCGGCGCCGACGTCGCCATCGGCACGACGCAGCGCTTCGGCATCCCGCTCGGCTTTGGCGGCCCGCACGCCGCATACTTCGCCACGCGCGACGCGCACAAGCGCGTGATGCCGGGTCGCGTTGTCGGCGTGTCGATCGACAACCACGGCAAGAAGGCCTACCGCCTCGCGATGCAGACGCGCGAACAGCACATCCGGCGCGAGAAGGCCACCTCGAACATCTGCACCGCGCAGGTGCTGCTGGCCGTGATGGCGAGCCTGTACGCCTGCTACCACGGCCCGAAGGGGCTGACGACCATCGCCCGTCGCGTGCATCGCCTGACCGCGACGCTGGCGGCCGGCCTGCGCCGCGTCGGCGCCGAAGTGGTGACGAACGCGTTCTTCGACACCATCGCCGTGCGTGTCGCCGACGCCGCTGCCGTGCATGCGGCCGCCCGCGCCAAGCAGATGAACCTGCGCGAGATCGACGCCAAGACCGTCGGCATCTCGCTCGACGAGACCTCCACCCGCTCCGACGTCGAGGCGCTGTGGGCAGTGTTCGCCAACGGTGCCGCCGTGCCCGCGTTTGCGGACGTCGAGAACCTGGCGCCCGAGGCCCTGACGGCCGGCCAGCTGCGCACCTCGGCCTTCCTGACGCACCCCGTGTTCAGCATGTACCAGTCCGAGACCAAGATGCTGCGCTACCTGCGCGCGCTGGCGGACAAGGATCTGGCGCTCGACCGCACGATGATCCCGCTGGGCTCGTGCACCATGAAGCTGAACGCCACCACCGAGATGATCCCGGTCACCTGGCGTGAGTTCGGCAGCATCCACCCGTTTGCCCCGGCCGACCAGGCCCAGGGCTATGCCCAGCTCACCGCCGAGCTGGAGCAGATGCTGTGCGCCTGCACCGGCTACGACGCCGTGTCGCTGCAGCCGAACGCCGGCTCGCAGGGTGAATACGCCGGCCTGCTGGCGATCCGTGCCTACCACGCGAGCCGCAATGAGGCGCACCGCGACGTGTGCCTGATCCCGAGCTCCGCCCACGGCACCAACCCCGCGACCGCCAACATGGCCGGCATGCGCGTGGTCGTCGTCGCCTGCGACCAAAACGGCAATGTCGATGTCGCCGACCTCAAGGCCAAGGCCGAGCAGCACAGCGACAAGCTCGCCGCCATCATGATCACCTATCCTTCGACGCACGGCGTGTTCGAGACGGCGATCCGCGAGATCACCGAGATCGTGCATTCGTTCGGCGGCCAGGTGTACATCGACGGTGCCAACATGAACGCCATGGTCGGCCTGTGCGGCCCCGGCAAGTTCGGCGGCGACGTGTCGCACCTGAACCTGCACAAGACCTTCTGCATCCCGCACGGCGGCGGCGGACCGGGCGTCGGCCCGATCGGCGTCAAGTCGCACCTCGCGCCCTTCCTTCCGGGCAGCGTCACGGGCGGCCTCAAGGGCATCGGTGCCGTGTCGGCCGCGCCCTACGGCAGCGCCAGCATCCTGCCGATCACCTGGACCTACATCACGCTGATGGGCGCCGAAGGGCTGCGCAACGCGACGGTGATGGCGATCCTCAACGCCAACTACATCGCTACGCGCCTGGATCCGCACTATCCGGTGCTGTACCGCGGCGAAAACGGCATGGTCGCGCACGAGTGCATCATCGACCTGCGCCCGCTCAAGGACGCCACCGGCGTCACCGTCGATGACGTCGCGAAGCGCCTGATCGACTTCGGCTTCCACGCGCCGACGATGTCCTTCCCGGTGCCGGGCACGCTGATGATCGAGCCGACCGAGAGCGAGTCGAAGGAAGAGCTGGACCGTTTCTGCGACGCGATGATCGCGATCCGCGAGGAGATCGCCAAGGTCGGTAGCGGCGAGTTCGACGCCAAGGACAACCCGCTGGTCAACGCCCCGCATACCGCGGAAGCGATCGCTGGGGAGTGGACGCACCCGTACAGCCGCGAACAGGCCGTGTATCCGCTCGCCAGCCTGCGTGCGAACAAGTACTGGTCGCCGGTGGGCCGGGTGGACAACGTGTATGGCGACCGCAACCTCGTGTGCGCCTGCCCGCCGATGTCCGACTACGAATAATCCACAGGAGTAGACGACATGAACGCATCACTGGTCATCACCCTGATCGGCGCTGATCGTCCCGGTCTTGTCAATGCGCTGGCCGAGTGCGCCGCCGACTGCGGTGCGAACTGGCTGGAGAGCAGCATGGCGCAGCTCGCCGGCAAGTTCGCGGGCATTGTGCGGCTGGAAATCGCAGAAGCCGATGCCGGCAAGCTCGAGGCAGCGTTGGGCGAGCTCGAAGTGGAAGGCCTGCGTCTGACGATCGAGCGGGGCGTCGCGGCCTCCGCTCCCGCGCTGCGCGTCACGAAGCTGACAGTGGTCGGTCACGACCGCCCCGGCATCGTGCGCGAGATCTCGGCCGCACTGGCGCGCCACGGCGCCAGCATCAGCAAGCTCGAAACGGCGTGCGAGAACGCCTCCTTCAGCGGCGAGCCGCTGTTCCGCGCCAGCATCGAGGTGCAGGTACCGGCGTCCGTCGAGCCGGCAAGCCTCAAGTCCGAGTTGGAAGCGCTGGCGAATGAACTGATGGTGGATCTCAACCTGGAAGGCGAGAGCTGATCAATCGCTGACGTAGCGCCACCTGCCCGCAAGGGCAGGTGCATCCACCAGGGCCGGACAACATAAGGAGCGGGCGGAACCGCCACGTTCGGCCCACTTGCGAGCAAAGAGGACGGAGACAAGGCCATGCAGGCACCTGACCGGTTATCCACACCGCTGTACCACGTCGACCCTGTCGTGCGCGGGAGCGGTCTCGGTCCGAGCTCGAGACTCGGCCGTAGCCTGCGGCAGCGTCCCTTCTTCATGTCCTTCCCGTCGCATGGCCACGGTGTGAGTGGCCGTGCCCGCAACGGCCGGCGGGGTGCCGTTCGGCCCGCTGAATACCACGTTCCGATGCACGCTTCGAATC
This genomic interval carries:
- the gcvP gene encoding aminomethyl-transferring glycine dehydrogenase → MNMNDTRFPATLDQLEQRDDFVGRHVGPDATETQAMLAALGLDSLDQLIDKVIPASILSPSPLPLPESRTEAEALAMLREIAGKNRVFRSFIGAGYYDTYTPGVVLRNVLENPAWYTAYTPYQPEISQGRLEALLNFQTMITDLTGMEIANASLLDEATAAAEAMTFCQRLSKNPAKAFFVSQDCHPQTVEVVRTRAEPLGFEVIVGNPATDLDQHEFFGVLLQYPASTGEVVDYAAIVAAAHAKKALVVVAADLLALTLLKSPGELGADVAIGTTQRFGIPLGFGGPHAAYFATRDAHKRVMPGRVVGVSIDNHGKKAYRLAMQTREQHIRREKATSNICTAQVLLAVMASLYACYHGPKGLTTIARRVHRLTATLAAGLRRVGAEVVTNAFFDTIAVRVADAAAVHAAARAKQMNLREIDAKTVGISLDETSTRSDVEALWAVFANGAAVPAFADVENLAPEALTAGQLRTSAFLTHPVFSMYQSETKMLRYLRALADKDLALDRTMIPLGSCTMKLNATTEMIPVTWREFGSIHPFAPADQAQGYAQLTAELEQMLCACTGYDAVSLQPNAGSQGEYAGLLAIRAYHASRNEAHRDVCLIPSSAHGTNPATANMAGMRVVVVACDQNGNVDVADLKAKAEQHSDKLAAIMITYPSTHGVFETAIREITEIVHSFGGQVYIDGANMNAMVGLCGPGKFGGDVSHLNLHKTFCIPHGGGGPGVGPIGVKSHLAPFLPGSVTGGLKGIGAVSAAPYGSASILPITWTYITLMGAEGLRNATVMAILNANYIATRLDPHYPVLYRGENGMVAHECIIDLRPLKDATGVTVDDVAKRLIDFGFHAPTMSFPVPGTLMIEPTESESKEELDRFCDAMIAIREEIAKVGSGEFDAKDNPLVNAPHTAEAIAGEWTHPYSREQAVYPLASLRANKYWSPVGRVDNVYGDRNLVCACPPMSDYE
- a CDS encoding MFS transporter is translated as MSSTTAAPRAKQIVAAVIGNALEWYDFIVFGFLAVVISRLFFPSESEYSSLLMATATFGVGFFMRPVGGILLGIYADRKGRKAALQLIIAMMTVSIAPIAFAPPYAAIGVAAPLLIVLARLLQGFATGGEFASATSFLIESAPPNKRGLYGSWQMFGQGLAVFAGAGVTALITRNLSPEALDAWGWRIPFMIGLLIGPVGLWIRRHLEETEAFLEAHKAPAEKQSIARMLRNHLREVFAVMGVTVCGTVGFYVILVYMPTFATKQLGMVLSDAFSAQVIAVALMTILMPVFGALSDRVGRKILVILAAAGLLVASYPLLSWVHAAPSFERLITMQIVLCVLLAAFFGPISAVMAEQFPAGVRSTGLALAYNVAVMVFGGFAQFIVTWLIHTTGITIAPVFYVMFAAALGFVSALFLTDRTRVAHLAAVDEEAPQALAGKGSKEATILPRTALNRA
- a CDS encoding LysR substrate-binding domain-containing protein — encoded protein: MQNIPTELLRTFVKAVETGSFTRAGEIVGRTQSAVSLQIRRLEELLDAPLFVRGTHRVKLTEEGTTLVSYARRMLALNDEAVSSLRRPKVAGSVRLGAPHEYTASLLPVILGKFAQSHPGVMLEVTCDLSKNLLARQEKGEFDLVIALHDDPDERGGSKVLTEPLVWITSPDHERHTQRPLSLVVAPPPCIYRNRVLQMLGRQQRPWRIAYMSSSYSGLIAAVRAGLGVTLLAGSTVPQGVRALGERDGFPAMGQLDVRLYERRGSVTEAVRCLADYITSSFASSDAALAGASAPSSGAQMAGE
- a CDS encoding glycine cleavage system protein R encodes the protein MNASLVITLIGADRPGLVNALAECAADCGANWLESSMAQLAGKFAGIVRLEIAEADAGKLEAALGELEVEGLRLTIERGVAASAPALRVTKLTVVGHDRPGIVREISAALARHGASISKLETACENASFSGEPLFRASIEVQVPASVEPASLKSELEALANELMVDLNLEGES
- a CDS encoding LysR substrate-binding domain-containing protein, whose amino-acid sequence is MKDHQLKALVQVADAGSIRAAARAMHLSQSALTKALRELEEDVGAELLTRSYKGVVFTPAGQALLVRARLALATLDKAREEVRMLRGGAGARIAVALTPLVAATVLPRVLAEFRRIQPDAALSLEEGLLTNVVPGIIEGRLDFAVALANAQDLPYEVDFEPLAQIPASPAGRIGHPLAGARTWAELKGASWVLNLTGASQGSHLVNWLEANGVEVPASTVRCASPTLMLELMRRTDHIGFGPTVLIRDPIFGVGLQEFVVEPLPPPMSLGILSLRGVPLSVAARPLAGLFARHLRA
- a CDS encoding M20 aminoacylase family protein encodes the protein MNTIDRHLPDEAAMKTWRRAIHQHPELGFDEFETSRLVADQLAQCGFEVHAGIATTGVVGTLSWGEDGGKGGPRLGLRADMDALPIHEETGLPWASRNHGKMHACGHDGHTAILLGAAQMFGRLHREARLPGSGTLNLIFQPAEELGGGGGAKRMLEEGLLERFPCDAIFALHNYPGVPTGHFRFRPGPFMASSDKVLIRFDGKGGHGALPHMAIDPTLPAAATVLALQTIVGRSVDPVEMAVVSVGRMSAGKTYNVIPETAELELSVRALRPEVRDRLEQRICELARGQAAAHGVGCDIRYERGYPVLINSAEYARLATDVARELVGDEKVDGNAAPLSGSEDFAFMLQQVPGCYLLIGNGDNGFAGGEHLGPCSVHNPHYDFNDACLAPGAAFWVALANRFFGS
- the gcvH gene encoding glycine cleavage system protein GcvH; the protein is MSTIKFTEDHEWLSVEGDVATVGITDYAQNALGDIVFVQLPDVGASFAAGDEAAVIESVKAAGELKMPLAGTIVEVNAALADAPATVNEDPMGAGWFVRVRLDDPSAFAGLLDQAAYDKLTA